The window GTTACAATATCGCAACCACCAATAAATTGTCCTTTAATGAATACCTGAGGAATAGTGGGCCAGTTGGTAAAGTCTTTAATGCCTTGGCGGATAGCGGGGTCGGCCAGGACGTTAACTCCAACGGGTGTGGCGCCGGCCATTTGTAAGGCTTTAATTGTTTGTGCTGAAAAACCACATTGAGGGGCTTCGGGTGTGCCTTTCATAAACACAATCACTTTATTGGTATCAATTAAATTTTTAATTTGTTCTTGTACGCTCATATTTATCCTTTCTTAAACTTTTCAAATTCTTCGGTGGTGTAGGTTTTAAGGGTTAAGGCATGTAATTCGCCCTTTAATTTTTCTCTTAGCGGGTTTAG is drawn from bacterium and contains these coding sequences:
- the grxD gene encoding Grx4 family monothiol glutaredoxin; the encoded protein is MSVQEQIKNLIDTNKVIVFMKGTPEAPQCGFSAQTIKALQMAGATPVGVNVLADPAIRQGIKDFTNWPTIPQVFIKGQFIGGCDIVTEMYQRGELKKAIDEA